A stretch of Campylobacter showae DNA encodes these proteins:
- a CDS encoding helix-turn-helix transcriptional regulator, which produces MRSHDKIAVRLAQIIVKLNSGERLSIDELVEEFSVNKRTILRDFERLSILPIQKENGKYFLEEYALGKLSFKDIKAFASLIGARSLFPELDDRLISDVLNEKLNKAYLIKNQGFESIQISRDDFEAVSAAVIKNRIVDCEYNDKERKLKPYKLINNSGIWYLLADDEGKLKNFTPSKIKRIKIKGDTFSANAEFLKRIEKNDTNWFSDAKFKVTLEIKNEAMEYFKRKEFLPNYEVVQEEEDKIIISTEVAYDDEILRVVKYWLPFIKIVEPLNLKKKFENLLRGYLK; this is translated from the coding sequence ATGCGCTCTCACGATAAAATCGCCGTCAGGCTTGCTCAAATCATAGTAAAACTAAACAGCGGTGAAAGGCTAAGTATAGACGAGCTTGTAGAGGAGTTTAGCGTAAATAAAAGGACTATTTTAAGAGACTTTGAGCGGCTTAGTATCCTGCCTATCCAAAAAGAAAACGGCAAATATTTTTTAGAGGAGTATGCTCTTGGTAAACTAAGCTTTAAAGACATAAAAGCCTTTGCCTCGCTAATTGGCGCAAGATCGCTGTTTCCCGAGCTAGACGATAGACTTATCAGCGACGTTTTAAACGAGAAGCTAAACAAAGCCTATCTAATCAAAAACCAAGGGTTTGAAAGTATACAAATTTCAAGAGACGACTTTGAAGCCGTAAGCGCCGCAGTCATCAAAAACCGTATAGTAGATTGCGAATATAACGACAAAGAGCGCAAACTAAAGCCGTATAAACTAATAAATAATAGCGGCATATGGTATCTGCTAGCAGACGACGAGGGTAAACTAAAAAATTTCACACCCTCTAAAATAAAACGCATAAAGATAAAGGGCGATACCTTCTCCGCAAACGCCGAGTTTTTAAAACGTATCGAGAAAAACGACACGAACTGGTTTTCGGACGCTAAATTTAAGGTTACGCTTGAAATCAAAAACGAAGCTATGGAGTATTTTAAGAGAAAAGAGTTTTTGCCAAACTACGAAGTAGTGCAAGAAGAAGAGGATAAAATCATCATAAGCACGGAAGTAGCTTACGATGATGAGATATTGCGGGTCGTAAAATACTGGCTACCGTTTATAAAGATAGTCGAACCTTTAAATTTAAAGAAGAAATTTGAAAATTTGCTCAGGGGTTATTTGAAATGA